In Trichoderma atroviride chromosome 2, complete sequence, one DNA window encodes the following:
- a CDS encoding uncharacterized protein (BUSCO:EOG092D4Q5Q), whose translation MSDFGDDDVSVGGDEPVLDDEEVTEFYDPEVGEDDDNEHANDQDHIVISGDPSAAANASKDKSVKDKKIPDDQRTTTPYMTKYERARILGTRALQISMNAPVLVDLEGETDPLQIAIKELREKKIPLIVRRYMPDGYYEDWTCEELLQ comes from the exons ATGTCTGActttggcgacgatgatgttAGCGTTGGCGG CGACGAGCCCGTGttggacgacgaggaggtGACCGAATTCTACGACCCCGAAGttggcgaggatgacgataACGAGCACGCAAACGACCAAGACCACATTGTCATCTCTGGAGACCCATCTGCGGCTGCGAACGCTTCCAAGGACAAGTCagtcaaagacaagaagattcCCGACGACCAGCGCACGACAACGCCGTACATGACGAAATACGAGAGGGCCCGTATTCTGGGCACGCGCGCCTTGCAGATCAG CATGAATGCGCCTGTGCTGGTAGATCTCGAGGGTGAGACGGATCCGTTACAAATTGCGATCAAGGAATTGcgcgagaagaagattccTTTGATTGTACGGAGATATATGCCCGATGGATA CTACGAGGACTGGACATGCGAAGAGCTTCTTCAGTAA
- a CDS encoding uncharacterized protein (EggNog:ENOG41), producing the protein MKFSTIVAAAVSSAIAVSGNPIEKRQIGGVLLCTGANATGTCSYSVYELKTCHQLPAPFHHNTSTFAPDGEDFECFPRIGDCGSICTSPTGCTFGAVDFSYKNKFNLGAIKWNTLISSFDCSLKTPPSTQ; encoded by the exons ATGAAGTTCTCAACCATCGTCGCTGCAGCTGTTTCCTCGGCCATTGCCGTCTCCGGCAACCCCATCGAGAAGCGTCAAATCGGCGGC GTCCTCTTATGCACCGGCGCCAACGCAACCGGCACCTGCTCCTACAGCGTCTACGAACTCAAGACTTGCCACCAGCTGCCCGCGCCTTTCCACCACAACACCAGCACGTTTGCGCCCGATGGCGAAGATTTCGAGTGCTTCCCGCGTATCGGTGATTGCGGCTCCATCTGCACCAGCCCGACGGGATGCACCTTTGGCGCCGTCGACTTCAGCTACAAGAACAAGTTTAACCTCGGTGCCATTAAATGGAATACGTTGATTTCTAGCTTTGACTGCTCGTTGAAGACGCCTCCGAGCACTcaatga